A DNA window from Xanthomonas campestris pv. campestris str. ATCC 33913 contains the following coding sequences:
- a CDS encoding LacI family DNA-binding transcriptional regulator: MEKVRKSVRRTSRAITINEVAALAKVSPMTVSRVVNSNGNVRDATRARVMRAVDKLGYTPNLAASALAAAQSTRIALIYSDPSGAYLRELLLGVLRVASRTSIQLVIDCWDDLDADAERKAARKLAKGVAGVILPPPLCESKAAVLELVRAKVPVVAIASNHFSPDVACVRIDEFAAAKEITEHLIAQGHTRIGYIAGHPNLSASTRRFEGFQAALSDAGLRLDRHLVQPGDYTYRSGLLAAEKLLARKRRPSAIFASNDDMAAAAISVAHRRGLDVPRDLSVVGFDDTSAATAVWPELTTVQQPIAAMADAALDILLKTIRAKERPARTMVDHVVAHLLVKRDSVAAPAADAAEQPSAGP; encoded by the coding sequence TTGGAGAAGGTCAGGAAATCGGTCCGCCGCACCAGCCGTGCGATCACTATCAACGAGGTGGCAGCGCTGGCCAAGGTCTCGCCGATGACGGTATCGCGCGTGGTCAACAGCAACGGCAATGTGCGTGATGCCACGCGCGCGCGCGTCATGCGTGCGGTCGACAAACTGGGCTACACCCCCAACCTCGCTGCCAGCGCCTTGGCCGCCGCGCAGAGCACGCGCATCGCATTGATCTACAGCGACCCCAGCGGTGCGTATCTGCGCGAATTGCTGCTCGGTGTGTTGCGTGTGGCCTCGCGCACCTCGATCCAGCTGGTCATCGACTGCTGGGACGATCTGGACGCCGATGCCGAGCGCAAGGCTGCACGCAAGCTCGCCAAGGGCGTGGCCGGTGTGATCCTGCCGCCGCCGTTGTGCGAATCCAAGGCGGCGGTGCTGGAACTGGTGCGTGCCAAGGTGCCGGTGGTGGCAATCGCCTCCAACCATTTCAGCCCGGATGTGGCCTGCGTGCGCATCGACGAATTCGCCGCTGCCAAGGAAATCACCGAGCATCTGATCGCGCAGGGCCACACGCGCATCGGCTATATCGCCGGCCACCCGAACCTGTCGGCCAGCACGCGGCGTTTTGAAGGATTCCAGGCCGCGCTGTCCGATGCTGGCCTGCGCCTGGATCGTCACCTGGTGCAACCCGGCGACTACACCTACCGCTCGGGTCTGCTTGCGGCCGAAAAATTGCTCGCACGCAAGCGGCGCCCCAGCGCCATCTTCGCCAGCAACGACGACATGGCCGCCGCTGCGATTTCGGTCGCGCACCGGCGTGGGCTGGATGTGCCGCGTGATCTGTCGGTGGTCGGCTTCGACGATACCTCTGCCGCCACCGCGGTGTGGCCGGAGCTCACCACCGTGCAGCAGCCGATCGCCGCCATGGCCGATGCCGCATTGGACATCTTGTTGAAGACGATTCGCGCCAAGGAGCGGCCCGCGCGGACGATGGTCGATCATGTGGTCGCACACCTGCTGGTCAAGCGGGATTCGGTGGCTGCACCGGCAGCCGACGCGGCAGAGCAGCCCTCCGCCGGGCCGTAA
- a CDS encoding alpha-glucuronidase family glycosyl hydrolase — protein sequence MSARMTRKFVRRTQAACAHWLLLALLVCSAVLPAMTAHAENGYDLWLRYHLLPDAAQKQGSARELVVLGATPTLQAAGDELQRGLHGLLGVAPTLTQAATRDGAIVLGTAQTPQIAALGLATQALGREGYLIRSTRVDGHQATVIVGGSDVGVLYGAFHLLRLVQTGQSLSALNLRQTPRLQLRLLNHWDNLDGVVERGYAGASLWNWQTLPGYLDPRYTDYARANASLGINGTVLNNVNAKAWSLTPQYLDKAAALATVFRPYGIRVFLSARFSAPIEIGGLKTADPLDPQVQRWWRETADAIYARIPDFGGFLVKANSEGQPGPQDYGRSHADGANLLADALAPHGGVVMWRAFVYSHEQPDDRAKQAYSEFLPLDGTFRDNVIVQVKNGAIDFQPREPFHPLFGAMRKTPLMPEFQITKEYLGFSTHVAYLGSLFSETLQADTYARGKGSTVAKTVDGSLFKATTRSPLTGIAGVANIGADRNWSGSIFDQANWYAFGRLAWDPDLRPEAIAQEWVRMSFSNDSAVVTPVVDLLLRSREAVVDYMTPLGLHHLMGRGHHYGPAPWDAGSERPDWDPVYYHRADHNGIGFDRSASGSNAAAQYAAPVARVFGNVQRVPERYLLWFHHAPWDHRMASGRPLWDELVWHYDHGVDEVQQMRATWQQLHGRIDAQRYQQIAAFLAIQQDEAQWWRDASIAYFQQVSGRALPAGTAPPAHPLAYYQALKFPYAPGNPK from the coding sequence ATGAGCGCACGCATGACCAGGAAATTTGTGCGGCGCACGCAGGCCGCCTGCGCGCATTGGCTGCTGCTGGCGTTGCTGGTGTGCAGCGCGGTGTTGCCGGCGATGACCGCGCATGCCGAAAACGGCTACGATTTATGGTTGCGCTACCATTTATTGCCCGATGCGGCACAGAAGCAAGGCAGCGCGCGCGAATTGGTCGTGCTGGGCGCAACGCCCACGCTGCAGGCAGCCGGTGACGAGCTGCAGCGCGGCCTGCACGGTCTGCTCGGTGTGGCGCCGACGCTGACGCAAGCGGCCACGCGCGATGGCGCGATCGTGCTGGGGACCGCGCAGACACCGCAGATTGCCGCGTTGGGCCTGGCAACCCAGGCGCTGGGGCGTGAGGGTTACCTGATCCGCAGCACGCGCGTGGATGGCCACCAGGCGACGGTGATTGTCGGCGGCAGCGATGTGGGCGTGCTGTACGGCGCGTTCCATCTGCTGCGGCTGGTGCAGACCGGGCAGTCGCTGAGCGCGCTGAATCTCCGGCAGACGCCACGGCTGCAGCTGCGCCTGCTCAATCACTGGGACAACCTGGATGGCGTGGTGGAGCGTGGCTATGCCGGCGCCTCCTTGTGGAACTGGCAGACCCTGCCCGGCTACCTGGACCCGCGCTACACCGACTATGCACGCGCCAACGCCTCGCTCGGCATCAACGGCACGGTGCTCAACAACGTCAACGCCAAAGCGTGGAGCCTGACGCCGCAGTATCTGGACAAGGCCGCGGCGCTGGCCACGGTGTTTCGCCCCTATGGCATCCGCGTGTTTCTCAGCGCGCGCTTCAGTGCACCGATCGAGATTGGCGGTTTGAAGACCGCCGACCCACTGGACCCGCAGGTGCAGCGTTGGTGGCGTGAAACGGCCGATGCGATCTATGCGCGCATCCCTGATTTTGGCGGGTTCTTGGTCAAGGCCAATTCCGAAGGCCAGCCGGGCCCCCAGGATTACGGCCGCAGCCACGCCGACGGTGCCAACCTGCTTGCCGATGCACTGGCGCCGCACGGCGGCGTGGTGATGTGGCGTGCGTTCGTCTATTCGCACGAGCAGCCGGACGACCGCGCCAAGCAGGCGTATAGCGAATTCCTGCCGCTGGATGGCACGTTCCGCGACAACGTGATCGTGCAGGTGAAGAACGGTGCGATCGATTTCCAGCCGCGCGAGCCGTTCCATCCGTTGTTCGGTGCAATGCGCAAGACGCCGCTGATGCCGGAGTTCCAGATCACCAAGGAGTATCTAGGCTTCTCCACGCATGTGGCCTACCTGGGCAGCCTGTTCTCCGAAACGCTGCAGGCCGATACCTATGCGCGCGGCAAGGGCTCGACCGTGGCAAAGACGGTCGATGGCAGCCTGTTCAAGGCCACCACGCGCTCGCCGCTGACCGGGATCGCCGGGGTGGCCAACATCGGGGCGGATCGCAACTGGAGCGGCTCGATCTTCGACCAGGCCAACTGGTATGCGTTCGGAAGGCTGGCCTGGGATCCGGACCTACGCCCGGAAGCGATCGCGCAGGAATGGGTGCGCATGAGCTTTTCCAACGACAGCGCGGTGGTCACGCCGGTGGTGGACCTGTTGCTGCGCTCGCGCGAGGCGGTGGTGGATTACATGACTCCGCTCGGCCTGCATCATCTGATGGGGCGTGGCCATCATTACGGTCCGGCGCCGTGGGATGCCGGCAGCGAGCGCCCGGACTGGGACCCGGTGTATTACCACCGTGCTGATCACAACGGGATTGGATTTGATCGCAGTGCCAGTGGCAGCAATGCGGCTGCGCAATATGCCGCGCCGGTGGCGCGCGTGTTCGGCAACGTGCAACGCGTGCCCGAGCGTTACCTGCTGTGGTTCCACCACGCGCCATGGGACCACCGCATGGCCTCGGGGCGGCCGCTGTGGGACGAGCTGGTGTGGCATTACGACCACGGTGTGGATGAAGTGCAGCAGATGCGTGCAACGTGGCAGCAGCTGCACGGCCGCATCGATGCGCAGCGTTACCAGCAGATCGCAGCGTTTTTGGCGATCCAGCAGGACGAGGCGCAGTGGTGGCGCGATGCCAGCATTGCGTATTTCCAGCAGGTGTCCGGCCGTGCGTTGCCGGCTGGCACGGCGCCACCGGCGCATCCGCTGGCGTACTACCAGGCGCTGAAGTTTCCATACGCACCGGGGAACCCGAAATGA
- a CDS encoding sialate O-acetylesterase: MSARTRVALIAALGVLLAPSHAAAADAPLLHALFQPHMVLQRDAPIRLWGDAPAGEQVTLRLGEQQVQVRADRQGHWQARLPARAAGGPYTLSARSAGGVTQQLDDVLVGDVWLCSGQSNMELQVHRTLDSRSEIADADHPSIRMFKVPAQSSPTPQRSFGGAAVWQPTTPETVKDFSAACYYFARELQKTVAVPMGLINASWGGSQLQAWIGDAALRAAGDDGPALDVLARYATSPTDAAPRWGKLWETWWRAHGDGAPWQPDAPGAWQPAPATLGAWDEWGVPQLVGFNGMVWYRSTVELTAAQAAQDATLLLGPVDELDQTWVNGHAVGSSYGADQPRRYSVPRGQLQAGRNSIVLNVLNTYRRGGLLGDASSRALQFADGSRVPLDRPWQYQRVPAAVGMPPRAPWSSAAGLTTLYNGMIAPLGQLGLRGVLWYQGESNAGDAAHYPALLDAWRRDWRQRFGAQLPLLVVQLANYGMPPTEPVESGWAQLREAQRRFVAGDAHAGLAVAIDIGDRYDIHPANKQELGRRLAHAARHVVYGEAIAASGPVPRDVQRDGEALRVRFDAVDTALQSYSASAPIGFEVCGAASGSCHYAPASVHGDTVTLRVPADLQATRVRYCWADSPVCTLYDRSGLPAGPFELPITAATSR; this comes from the coding sequence ATGAGTGCACGGACACGGGTGGCATTGATCGCGGCGCTGGGCGTGTTGCTCGCACCTTCCCATGCAGCGGCGGCCGATGCGCCATTGCTGCATGCGTTATTCCAGCCGCACATGGTGCTGCAACGTGATGCGCCGATCCGCCTGTGGGGCGATGCACCGGCCGGCGAACAGGTGACGCTGCGCCTGGGCGAGCAGCAGGTGCAGGTGCGTGCCGACCGCCAGGGACATTGGCAGGCACGCCTGCCGGCGCGCGCCGCCGGTGGCCCATACACGCTGAGTGCGCGCAGTGCAGGCGGCGTGACCCAGCAACTGGACGATGTGCTGGTGGGCGATGTCTGGCTGTGCTCGGGCCAGTCCAACATGGAGCTGCAGGTGCATCGCACGCTGGATTCCCGCAGCGAAATCGCCGACGCCGATCACCCCAGCATCCGCATGTTCAAGGTGCCGGCGCAGTCCAGCCCGACCCCGCAACGCAGCTTCGGGGGCGCTGCCGTCTGGCAACCCACCACGCCTGAGACGGTGAAAGATTTTTCTGCGGCTTGCTATTACTTTGCACGCGAACTGCAGAAGACCGTGGCGGTGCCGATGGGCTTGATCAATGCTTCGTGGGGCGGCTCGCAACTGCAGGCGTGGATCGGTGACGCCGCACTGCGCGCGGCCGGCGACGATGGTCCGGCGCTGGACGTGCTGGCGCGTTACGCCACCAGCCCGACCGATGCAGCGCCACGCTGGGGCAAATTGTGGGAAACCTGGTGGCGTGCGCATGGCGATGGCGCGCCGTGGCAGCCGGATGCGCCGGGCGCATGGCAACCCGCGCCGGCCACGCTCGGTGCCTGGGACGAGTGGGGCGTGCCACAGCTGGTCGGTTTCAATGGCATGGTCTGGTACCGCAGCACTGTCGAGCTGACCGCGGCGCAGGCCGCGCAGGACGCCACGCTGCTCCTCGGGCCGGTGGACGAACTGGACCAGACCTGGGTCAACGGCCATGCGGTGGGCAGCAGCTACGGCGCCGACCAGCCGCGCCGCTACAGCGTGCCACGCGGGCAGCTGCAGGCCGGGCGCAACAGCATTGTGCTCAACGTGCTCAACACCTACCGCCGTGGTGGGTTACTGGGCGATGCGTCCTCGCGTGCGCTGCAGTTTGCCGACGGCAGCCGCGTGCCGCTGGACCGCCCCTGGCAGTACCAACGCGTGCCGGCCGCAGTGGGCATGCCGCCCCGCGCGCCCTGGTCGTCGGCGGCCGGGCTGACCACCTTGTACAACGGCATGATCGCCCCGCTCGGCCAGCTGGGCCTGCGCGGCGTGCTCTGGTACCAGGGCGAGTCCAATGCCGGCGATGCGGCGCACTACCCGGCCTTGCTCGACGCCTGGCGGCGCGACTGGCGGCAGCGCTTCGGCGCGCAGTTGCCGCTGCTGGTGGTGCAGCTGGCCAACTACGGCATGCCGCCTACCGAACCGGTGGAAAGCGGCTGGGCACAGCTCCGCGAAGCGCAGCGCCGCTTCGTGGCTGGCGATGCGCATGCCGGGCTGGCGGTGGCCATCGATATCGGCGACCGCTACGACATTCATCCGGCCAACAAACAGGAGCTGGGCCGCCGCCTGGCACATGCGGCGCGGCATGTGGTGTATGGCGAGGCGATTGCCGCTTCCGGCCCGGTACCGCGCGATGTGCAACGCGATGGCGAGGCACTGCGCGTGCGCTTCGATGCCGTGGACACCGCCTTGCAAAGCTACAGCGCCAGCGCGCCGATCGGCTTCGAGGTCTGCGGCGCGGCCAGCGGCAGTTGCCACTACGCGCCGGCCAGCGTGCACGGTGACACCGTGACGCTGCGCGTGCCGGCCGACCTGCAGGCCACGCGCGTGCGCTACTGCTGGGCCGACAGCCCGGTGTGCACCTTGTACGACCGCAGCGGCCTGCCTGCAGGCCCGTTCGAACTTCCCATCACTGCCGCCACTTCCCGATGA
- the manD gene encoding D-mannonate dehydratase ManD, translating into MSQTVDSPSPLQGSARDREIVEARVIVTCPGRNFVTLKIRTRSGITGLGDATLNGRELAVAAYLQEHLVPNLIGRDAGRIEDIWQFFYRGAYWRRGPVTMSAIAAVDVALWDILGKMAGLPLYQLLGGRSREGALVYGHANGRDIAETSDEVGRFREMGFIAIRAQCGVPGIKKTYGISSGGKPYEPAESELPTETVWSTPRYLGVVPKLFEQLRADHGDEIELLHDAHHRLTPIEAARLGRDLEPYRLFWLEDATPAENQRAFEVIRQHTVTPLAVGEVFNSLWDCKHLIEQQLIDYIRTTIVHAGGITHVRRLADFAALHQVRTGFHGATDLSPVCMGAALHFDTWVPNFGIQEYMFHSDEANAVFPHDYVFRDGRLHCGETPGHGVDIDETLAAKYPYVPKQLPIARLEDGAMWDW; encoded by the coding sequence ATGTCACAGACCGTCGACTCCCCCTCCCCGCTGCAAGGCTCGGCCCGCGATCGCGAGATCGTCGAGGCGCGCGTCATCGTCACCTGCCCGGGGCGCAACTTCGTCACCTTGAAGATCCGCACCCGCTCGGGCATCACCGGGCTTGGCGATGCCACGCTCAACGGCCGCGAACTGGCGGTGGCGGCGTACCTGCAGGAACACCTGGTGCCGAACCTGATTGGCCGCGATGCCGGGCGTATCGAGGACATCTGGCAGTTCTTCTACCGCGGTGCGTACTGGCGGCGCGGGCCGGTGACGATGAGCGCGATTGCCGCAGTAGATGTGGCGTTGTGGGACATCCTGGGCAAGATGGCCGGCCTGCCGCTGTATCAGTTGCTGGGCGGGCGCTCGCGCGAAGGCGCGCTGGTCTACGGCCACGCCAACGGCCGCGACATCGCCGAAACCAGCGACGAGGTGGGCCGCTTCCGCGAGATGGGCTTTATCGCCATCCGCGCGCAATGCGGCGTGCCCGGCATCAAGAAGACCTACGGCATCTCAAGCGGTGGCAAGCCGTACGAGCCGGCCGAGAGCGAATTGCCCACCGAAACCGTGTGGTCCACGCCGCGCTACCTGGGGGTGGTGCCGAAGTTGTTCGAGCAGCTGCGCGCCGACCACGGCGATGAGATCGAATTGCTGCACGATGCGCATCACCGCCTCACACCGATCGAAGCTGCGCGCCTGGGTCGCGACCTGGAGCCGTACCGCCTGTTCTGGCTGGAGGACGCCACCCCGGCGGAAAACCAGCGCGCGTTCGAAGTGATTCGCCAGCACACGGTAACGCCGCTGGCGGTGGGCGAGGTGTTCAATTCGCTCTGGGACTGCAAGCACCTGATCGAGCAACAGCTGATCGACTACATCCGCACCACCATTGTCCATGCCGGCGGCATCACGCATGTGCGCAGGCTGGCCGATTTTGCCGCGCTGCATCAGGTGCGCACCGGCTTCCACGGCGCCACCGATCTGTCGCCGGTGTGCATGGGCGCGGCCCTGCACTTCGACACCTGGGTGCCCAATTTCGGTATCCAGGAATACATGTTCCATTCCGACGAGGCCAATGCGGTGTTCCCGCACGACTACGTGTTCCGCGACGGGCGCCTGCATTGCGGGGAAACGCCCGGGCATGGCGTGGACATCGATGAAACCCTGGCCGCGAAGTACCCCTACGTGCCCAAGCAGTTGCCGATCGCGCGTCTGGAAGACGGCGCGATGTGGGACTGGTGA
- a CDS encoding glycoside hydrolase family 43 protein: MAVSVALVAPLAAYAQPAAPKQAVAFDWFEYRGDDPVFATPLPAGHYRNPILAGFYPDPSITRVGERYYLVNSTFAYFPAIPVFESTDLVHWTQVGNVVERREQLDYDGLGVSRGMFAASIRHHAGRFYVVGTAVDSGGNFIASATSAAGPWSTLSWLPGVDGIDPSLFFDTDGSAYLLNNGPPEGTPLYEGHRAIWMQRFDLATHQPVGLRKVLLNGGVDLASKPIWIEGPHLYQRDGWYYLSCAEGGTGPQHSQVVLRSRNVWGPYAPAPHNPILTQRDLPAGRAQPISNAGHVDLVDTPDGQWWAVFLASRPYAHDRYNTGRETFLLPVQWRDGWPSILPPGAPIPYVAKAPHGTPARIDQTPLSGNFTWRDGFDAPTPQREWLSLRVPKRDWADLRARPGWLTLHATPQGLASTGNPAFLGRRQQHTHFTASTALELPAHAGISAGLAAVQNSNAWYALGVRRDGDGAEVFVDKRDGTRTTTLARARIPVTTAPLRLQISGDGGRYSFAFDATGHGWQWLQRHDDASMLSTAQAGGFVGSTIGPFAQLDPDRTKED; encoded by the coding sequence CTGGCTGTAAGCGTGGCGTTGGTCGCGCCGCTGGCGGCGTATGCGCAGCCAGCGGCGCCGAAGCAGGCCGTGGCGTTCGACTGGTTCGAGTACCGCGGCGATGACCCGGTGTTCGCAACGCCACTGCCCGCCGGGCATTATCGCAATCCGATCCTGGCCGGGTTCTATCCCGACCCCAGCATCACGCGCGTGGGCGAGCGCTATTACCTGGTCAATTCCACCTTTGCGTATTTCCCGGCGATTCCGGTGTTCGAGAGCACGGACCTGGTGCATTGGACGCAGGTCGGCAATGTGGTCGAGCGGCGTGAGCAGCTCGATTACGATGGCCTGGGCGTGTCGCGCGGCATGTTCGCCGCCAGCATCCGCCACCATGCCGGGCGGTTCTATGTGGTGGGCACCGCGGTGGACAGCGGCGGCAACTTCATTGCCAGCGCGACCAGTGCGGCCGGGCCGTGGTCCACGCTCAGCTGGCTGCCCGGCGTGGACGGCATCGACCCGTCGTTGTTCTTCGATACCGATGGCAGCGCGTACCTGCTCAACAATGGCCCGCCGGAAGGCACGCCGTTGTACGAAGGCCACCGCGCCATCTGGATGCAACGGTTTGATCTGGCCACCCACCAGCCGGTGGGCCTACGCAAGGTGCTGCTCAACGGCGGCGTGGACCTGGCCAGCAAGCCGATCTGGATCGAAGGCCCGCACCTCTACCAACGCGATGGCTGGTACTACCTGTCGTGCGCCGAAGGCGGCACCGGGCCGCAGCATTCACAAGTGGTGCTGCGTAGTCGCAACGTGTGGGGCCCGTACGCGCCCGCGCCGCACAACCCCATCCTCACCCAGCGCGACCTGCCTGCCGGGCGCGCGCAGCCGATCAGCAATGCCGGCCATGTCGACCTGGTGGACACGCCCGACGGACAGTGGTGGGCGGTGTTCCTGGCCAGCCGGCCCTACGCGCACGACCGCTACAACACCGGGCGCGAAACCTTCCTGCTGCCGGTGCAGTGGCGCGATGGCTGGCCGTCGATCCTGCCGCCGGGCGCACCGATTCCCTACGTGGCCAAGGCACCGCACGGCACGCCGGCGCGCATCGACCAAACGCCGCTGTCCGGCAACTTCACCTGGCGCGACGGGTTCGACGCCCCCACGCCGCAGCGCGAATGGCTGTCGTTGCGCGTGCCCAAGCGTGACTGGGCCGACCTGCGTGCACGCCCGGGCTGGCTCACCCTGCACGCCACACCGCAAGGACTGGCCAGCACCGGCAACCCGGCGTTTCTGGGGCGGCGCCAGCAGCACACGCACTTCACCGCCAGCACCGCGCTGGAGTTGCCAGCCCACGCGGGCATCAGCGCCGGCCTGGCCGCGGTGCAGAATTCCAACGCGTGGTACGCGCTGGGCGTACGCCGCGATGGCGATGGCGCAGAGGTCTTCGTGGACAAGCGCGACGGCACGCGCACCACCACCCTGGCCCGTGCGCGCATCCCGGTCACCACCGCCCCATTGCGGCTGCAGATCAGCGGCGATGGCGGGCGCTACAGCTTTGCCTTCGATGCAACCGGGCACGGCTGGCAATGGCTGCAGCGTCACGACGACGCCAGCATGCTGAGCACTGCACAGGCCGGCGGCTTTGTCGGCAGCACGATCGGACCCTTCGCCCAGCTGGACCCAGACCGCACCAAGGAGGATTGA
- a CDS encoding glycoside hydrolase family 3 protein: MHSHPAPHARVPHRALARGLLLALGVAAGSTHAATPPPPYLDPTQPLQARAADLVSRMTLEEKAAQMQNAAPAIPRLQVPEYDWWNEALHGVARAGGATVFPQAIGLAATFDTPLMAEVATAISDEARAKHHAFLAGGEHKRYQGLTFWSPNINIFRDPRWGRGQETYGEDPFLTARMGVTFVQGLQAQQGPYRKLDATAKHYAVHSGPEADRHHFDVHPSERDLYETYLPAFQALVQEGHVAAVMGAYNRVNGESASASTRLEGILRRDWGFDGYIVSDCAAIRDIWQNHKIVPTPEAAAALGVKHGTDLDCGDTYAALPAAVRAGLIDEATIDRSLTRLMAARLRLGMFDPPAKVPWAQTPASANQSPQHDALARRTARESLVLLKNDGLLPLKPTLKRIAVVGPTADDPMSLLGNYYGTPAAPVTILQGIRDAAPQAEVVYARGSDLVEGREDPNAAAPIDARYLRPAAGASQNGLTGDYFRGRALAGQPVLTRIDPRIAFRWDRNAPTDDAVGRGELQPGQALGKDDFSVRWHGQLLPPVSGNYELQIAADDGVRLYLDGKPLIDQWSDAPRMRSSTATVALQAGKAYDLRVEYYEATRDAGVRLAWRMPGAKPPLQEAVDAARNADVVVFVGGLTGDVEGEEMDVNYPGFAGGDRTDTRLPKPQRELLQALQATGTPVVAVLTTGSALAIDWAQQHVPAILLAWYPGQRGGTAVGDVLFGQASPGGRLPITFYKEDERLPAFDDYAMRGRTYRYFDGKPLYPFGHGLAYTQFAYSNLRLDRTTVAADGTLRATVSVKNTGQRAGDEVVQLYLHPLNPQRERARKELRGFQRITLQPGEHREVSFNITPREALRIYDEQRKAYAVDPGAYELQIGASSADIRSKQRFTVTAN; this comes from the coding sequence ATGCATTCCCATCCTGCCCCGCATGCCCGCGTGCCGCACCGTGCCCTGGCGCGGGGCCTGTTGCTGGCGCTCGGCGTGGCCGCCGGCAGCACGCACGCCGCAACGCCACCGCCGCCATATCTGGACCCCACGCAACCGCTGCAGGCGCGCGCCGCCGATCTGGTATCGCGCATGACGCTGGAGGAAAAGGCCGCGCAGATGCAGAACGCCGCGCCCGCCATCCCGCGCCTGCAGGTGCCCGAATACGATTGGTGGAACGAAGCCCTGCACGGCGTGGCCCGCGCCGGCGGTGCCACGGTGTTTCCGCAGGCGATCGGCCTGGCGGCCACGTTCGATACCCCGTTGATGGCCGAGGTGGCCACCGCCATCAGCGACGAAGCGCGCGCCAAGCACCATGCCTTCCTGGCGGGCGGCGAGCACAAGCGTTACCAGGGGCTCACGTTCTGGTCGCCCAACATCAACATCTTCCGTGACCCGCGCTGGGGCCGTGGCCAGGAAACCTATGGCGAGGATCCGTTCCTCACCGCGCGCATGGGCGTCACCTTCGTGCAGGGCCTGCAGGCGCAGCAGGGGCCGTATCGCAAGCTCGATGCCACCGCCAAGCATTACGCGGTGCACAGTGGCCCGGAGGCGGATCGTCATCATTTCGACGTGCATCCCAGCGAGCGCGATCTCTACGAGACCTATCTGCCCGCCTTTCAGGCGCTGGTGCAGGAAGGCCACGTCGCCGCGGTGATGGGTGCCTACAACCGCGTCAACGGCGAGTCCGCATCGGCCAGCACGCGGCTGGAAGGCATCCTGCGCCGTGATTGGGGTTTCGATGGCTACATCGTCAGCGACTGCGCGGCCATCCGCGACATCTGGCAGAACCACAAGATCGTGCCCACGCCCGAAGCCGCCGCCGCACTCGGCGTCAAGCATGGCACCGACCTGGATTGCGGCGACACCTATGCCGCGTTGCCTGCCGCCGTGCGTGCCGGCCTGATCGATGAAGCCACCATCGATCGGTCGCTGACACGGCTGATGGCCGCGCGCCTGCGGCTGGGCATGTTCGACCCGCCGGCCAAGGTGCCGTGGGCGCAGACCCCGGCATCGGCCAATCAATCGCCGCAGCACGATGCACTGGCCCGGCGCACCGCACGCGAATCGCTGGTACTGCTGAAAAACGACGGCCTGCTGCCGCTCAAGCCCACGCTCAAGCGCATTGCCGTGGTCGGCCCCACCGCCGATGACCCGATGTCGCTGCTGGGCAACTACTACGGCACACCGGCCGCGCCGGTCACCATCCTGCAAGGCATCCGCGATGCGGCCCCGCAGGCCGAGGTGGTGTATGCACGCGGCAGCGACCTGGTGGAAGGCCGCGAAGACCCCAACGCCGCCGCACCGATCGACGCGCGCTACCTGCGCCCAGCCGCCGGTGCCAGCCAGAACGGCCTTACCGGTGACTACTTCCGTGGCCGTGCACTGGCGGGCCAGCCGGTGCTCACCCGCATCGACCCACGCATCGCCTTCCGTTGGGACCGCAATGCGCCCACCGACGATGCGGTCGGCCGCGGCGAACTACAGCCCGGCCAGGCGCTCGGCAAGGACGACTTCAGCGTGCGCTGGCACGGCCAGTTGCTGCCGCCGGTGTCGGGAAACTACGAGCTGCAGATTGCCGCCGACGACGGCGTGCGCCTGTATCTGGACGGCAAGCCGCTCATCGACCAGTGGAGCGATGCGCCGCGCATGCGGAGCAGCACCGCCACCGTGGCGCTGCAGGCCGGCAAGGCCTACGACCTGCGCGTGGAATATTACGAAGCCACCCGCGATGCCGGCGTACGCCTGGCCTGGCGCATGCCCGGCGCCAAACCGCCGTTGCAGGAAGCCGTGGATGCCGCGCGCAATGCCGATGTGGTGGTGTTTGTCGGCGGTCTCACCGGCGATGTCGAAGGTGAGGAAATGGACGTCAATTACCCCGGCTTTGCTGGCGGCGACCGCACCGACACGCGCCTGCCCAAACCCCAACGCGAGCTATTGCAGGCACTGCAGGCCACCGGCACGCCAGTGGTCGCGGTGCTCACCACTGGCTCCGCATTGGCCATCGACTGGGCACAGCAACACGTGCCCGCCATCCTGCTGGCCTGGTACCCCGGCCAGCGTGGCGGTACCGCAGTGGGCGATGTGCTGTTCGGCCAGGCCAGCCCGGGCGGGCGCCTGCCGATCACCTTCTACAAGGAAGACGAACGCCTGCCGGCCTTCGACGATTACGCCATGCGCGGGCGCACCTACCGCTACTTCGACGGCAAGCCGCTGTACCCGTTCGGCCATGGCCTGGCCTACACGCAGTTCGCGTATTCGAACCTGCGGCTGGACCGCACCACCGTTGCCGCCGATGGCACGCTGCGCGCCACCGTGTCGGTGAAGAACACCGGCCAGCGAGCCGGCGATGAAGTGGTGCAGCTGTATCTGCACCCGCTCAACCCGCAGCGCGAACGCGCACGCAAGGAGTTGCGCGGCTTCCAGCGCATCACCCTGCAACCGGGCGAACACCGCGAGGTGAGCTTCAACATCACCCCGCGCGAGGCGCTGCGTATTTACGACGAGCAGCGCAAAGCGTACGCCGTCGACCCAGGCGCCTACGAGCTGCAGATCGGTGCCTCCAGCGCAGACATCCGCAGCAAACAACGCTTTACCGTCACCGCAAACTGA